A single Nicotiana tabacum cultivar K326 chromosome 5, ASM71507v2, whole genome shotgun sequence DNA region contains:
- the LOC107765622 gene encoding putative arabinosyltransferase ARAD1 yields the protein MAERNVHSMGFFGRKSLFTMFSVTSVMFMLSLLFVLRSTSRRHLFYLNILPKSKILALSDEGYTQSSAQIDYSNKGTLRKYNLFKCNPSKQVLKVFMYNLPPQFHFELLGWKSEGKSVWPDIRNSVPEYPGGLNLQHSIEYWLTLDLLSSEFDDNLNGRSAIRVHNSREADVIFVPFFSSISYNRFSKLKPGQKTSTNALLQEKLVSFVTAQEEWKRSGGKDHIIVAHHPNSLLDARMKLWPAIFVLSDFGRYPPTIANVEKDVIAPYKHVIRNYDNDTSGFDSRPTLLYFQGAIYRKDGGTIRQELFYMLKDEKDVHFSFGSILKNGVKQATQGMHSSKFCLNIAGDTPSSNRLFDAIASHCVPVIISDEIELPYEDVLDYSEFCIFIRTSDALKENYLINFIRSITKKEWTRMWARLKEIENLFEYRYPSKDNDAVQMIWQAIARKVPAINFKLHKSSRYSPTPVSKEIGLKSFPLPKNIL from the exons ATGGCAGAGAGAAATGTACATTCTATGGGATTTTTCGGTCGAAAATCCTTATTTACTATGTTTTCAGTTACTTCTGTTATGTTCATGCTATCTTTGTTATTTGTGCTGCGTTCAACTTCCCGGAGACACTTATTTTACCTTAATATATTACCAAAGTCCAAGATTCTTGCTTTATCCGATGAAGGTTATACACAATCCAGTGCTCAAATTGATTATTCTAACAAAGGAACATTGAGAAAGTATAATTTGTTTAAGTGCAATCCTAGTAAACAAGTGCTCAAAGTTTTTATGTATAACCTGCCCCCACAATTTCATTTTGAATTATTGGGATGGAAATCTGAGGGGAAGAGTGTTTGGCCTGATATCAGGAATTCGGTTCCTGAATATCCCGGTGGACTAAACTTGCAGCACAGTATCGAATATTGGTTGACTTTGGATCTTTTGTCTTCTGAGTTTGATGATAATTTGAATGGTCGAAGTGCTATAAGAGTGCATAATTCAAGAGAAGCTGATGTGATATTTGTTCCTTTcttttcgtcgattagttataatCGGTTTTCAAAGCTTAAGCCAGGGCAGAAAACTAGCACGAACGCGTTGTTACAGGAAAAGTTGGTTTCCTTTGTGACAGCTCAAGAGGAATGGAAAAGATCGGGAGGAAAAGATCATATCATTGTGGCACACCATCCGAATAGTCTTTTGGATGCAAGAATGAAGCTTTGGCCTGCAATTTTTGTACTTTCAGACTTTGGAAGGTATCCTCCCACAATAGCTAATGTTGAGAAGGACGTGATTGCACCTTACAAGCATGTAATCAGGAACTATGACAACGACACTTCTGGTTTTGATAGTCGACCAACTTTGCTCTACTTCCAGGGAGCTATCTACAGAAAAGAT GGTGGAACTATTCGACAAGAGTTATTCTATATGCTGAAAGATGAGAAAGATGTTCACTTCTCCTTTGGTAGTATTCTGAAAAATGGAGTAAAACAAGCAACTCAAGGCATGCACTCTTCCAAATTCTGTCTTAACATCGCAGGTGACACTCCGTCATCAAACCGTCTCTTTGATGCTATCGCGAGTCACTGTGTACCAGTCATCATTAGTGATGAAATCGAGCTTCCCTATGAAGATGTTCTTGACTATTCAGAGTTCTGCATATTCATCCGCACATCAGATGCTCTCAAAGAAAATTACCTCATAAACTTCATAAGGAGCATCACAAAAAAAGAGTGGACTAGAATGTGGGCGAGGTTAAAAGAGATCGAAAATCTGTTTGAGTATCGATATCCTTCCAAGGACAATGATGCAGTTCAGATGATCTGGCAAGCTATCGCCCGTAAGGTTCCTGCTATCAATTTCAAGTTGCATAAATCGTCGAGGTATTCTCCGACCCCTGTATCGAAAGAAATAGGGCTGAAGTCATTTCCCTtgccaaaaaatattttgtaa